Genomic DNA from Setaria italica strain Yugu1 chromosome V, Setaria_italica_v2.0, whole genome shotgun sequence:
ggcggcttcaaaAGCGGCAGCCCTCGTTGATGCCACAAACAGCGGCCGCCGGCAGCGCTCATCAAGGACTCGAAACAGCGGGGCTTCAACAGCGCTCTGCAGGGTCGACGTTGTATCCTGCGGCGTCACTTACCCATGAGCAAGCGGTGGAGAGGACGACGAGCACGGGAGTGCACTAAGACGCGGAGCTGAGGTGGCCATGGCGATGCTAGATTCGTGGTGGTGGCTGTGGATGATGCAGTGTCCAGTGCGGCCTCAAGCAGAGGTTGATTCTTGCGTCCAGGGCGGCTGAGGCGTCGGACCGCGTTGGGTGGCGGGAGCATGCGGCGGGGTTGCGGGGAGCCGCTGGCAGGCAGCACTACCGGAGACGAAAACGACGAGGTCGCTGTCGCACTTTAACACACTCCTATTCAATACCGTTACATTAACGAAGCCAAACAAAGCAAAGCAAGTAATCATCCATGTCTTTTCCGATACCGCCGTGACCTGATCCCGTTAACGTTTGCGCTAACAGTCATTGAAACAAACGGCACCTAAGGGCTGTCCATTACCTTTATATGGACGAGAGGGAGAGTGTTTCCGTGATTGCTATAAGAATGTTGGCAATAGAGATGGAATTGGTAATCTGTTGGAGCACTCCAATTACTTAGGGCGTGCTTGGTTGTGGACAACACCCAGCCACGCCATATGTAGCGACTCCACAGACTTGTGGCAGACTTTTTGGCACCACAACCACGACGAGATTCCCTCCTCTGCGGCACTCATTTCACTGTAGTGCGTCTGATCTTATTAATCGACCAAATGCACAGATCTCGGTGGCAACCACAGCTGTGGCGTGGCAAGTGATGGCTGCAAGCCAAACACGCTCTTAAACGATAGTTTTCTGGTATTGGTGATGGATATGAATAATTTTTTGGAGATACTCTAAACACCTCTCTTAGACCAAAGAAAATACGAACATATGAACTTGAGAAAACCGTATATTGTTTGATCAGCATGTGCAAAAGCATCCCTAGACAATACTACAAACACCCGTGTGAAGCAAATTTTATCGAAGGCATGCATACCAGTGAGGAGGCCGATGCAATTTAAGATTTCGTTATGGGTGCCTAATACCCAGACACGGAATGTCATTTTCTCGATGGCTCTACGCTTCGTTCCAACTCCAGTGATTGATGGGGGTGCGGAATGCCTTCGCTAATGGAGGGAAGAAAGGTTTTGTGCCGCTGGTTAGCTAAGGTAGCTACACCCACCCTGTTGATGCTATTCATCTTTGGACTTGGCTCATAGCATTAAGTACTAATCGGTACTAAAATACTAAGCATTAGTACATGATCAAATTTATGTCTAAATTTGACCGATATATATACGGGGATGGAATGTCGTTTCTCCAGTAATGCCTTTCCTCCCTGGAGAATTGCCACTTTATACAATTCATATAATATCTCGAAGTcactgcttcttcttttttgttaaACATATAATATTTCGAAATCCTATGAGCATTTCAGAAATATTAAACCGGCACGCTCAAAGTCACTGCCTCTATTGCGATAGGCTTAAGGATTATTACTTCCCACAAATCTCACGACCATAGACTCTCCTCCACGAACAATTGCATGACTTTGGCAATTCGGCTATCTAATGAGCTACCAACAGGAATCATGGAATTAGTACGATCGATTTGCATCATAGAGTTCAAAATCATAACATAGAACTGAGAGTCTAACTACCATGCAATGCTCCTCCCGATAAATGGAGCTGCTACTGGTATGTAGTACGAAGGGAGGAATTAGAGTTCCACGACGCGAATCCTAACAAATGATACGATATATGTGCTAGAGTAATTCGAATGCTTGCATGGTCAATCATCTTCTCAGTACTCCCACTTGCGCAGATCCATGCCTTCCGGCGGGCTGGGCTCGATCTTCTTGGAGCCGACGTCCTTCCAGTTGGTGGACAGCACCGTGCCATTGGACTCTTGGAACGACTTGGTCATGGCCCGCCGCATGTCCTCGTCCGCGTTGCTGAAGATGTCCTGGAAGAACCTGttggccgccgcgtcgccgtccAGCTTCTCGTCCTTCTCCGCCTTCTTTACCTCGGCCTCGATCTTGTCCCAGTCCTTCCTGCCCTTGGACGACGGGTACGACGGCCtccgggcgccgccggcggcggcggggctgctcccgctcggcggcgccgcggcgatgAACCTGGGCTTGTCGGTGAACTCCAGCGACGTCCACGTCGTCCCCGGCTCCGCCTTAGCGAGCCGGACCTCGATCTTGGTGGAGAGGACGGTGAACCGGCACTTGTCGGGGATGATCTTGCCGAACAGGCGGGGCTGCAGGTGGTACGGCACCTCGCCGGGGACCTCGACGGAGACGCTCAGCAGCTGCTCGCCGAACTCCACCGCGACGTGCTCGGGGGCCACGCCCTTGGCGAAAACGGTCACCACAACCTCCGCCGCGCTGTTGTAGTAGTCGTGCCTGTACTTGGGCTTTTCAGCAGGAGCGGTGGCGGGcacgggcgtggcggcggcagcggggctcGCATCGGTCTCCATCGGCTTCGGCGCCTTGGAGTCGATCTCCTTCATCAGCTGGGCGAACCGCGCGTCGTTGGGGGCCagggcggcgccggcctcgACGGCGGCCCGGGCGGCGTCGTACTGCTCCAGCTTGACGCAGGCGTGGGCCCTGCGGAGGTGCGCCCGGGGCATGGCGGGgtcgagctcggcggcgcgggcggcgtccgcggcggccgcggcgaaaTCTCCCATCTTGATGTAGGCCTGGGCGCGATCGGcgtagagcgcggcggcgggggccccCGCAGCGATGGCCTGCGTgtagagcgcggcggcgagggcgaagTCGTCGTCGAAGAAGGCCTCCTTCGCCTTGTGCTCCAGCTCGGAGGGTGTCGTCGCCGCCATGGGtgcggggtgcggcggcgaaGTCGGCGAGGCTTGATCGAGGTAGGATTCGATGGATCGCGTGTTTGCCGAGATATTGTTGGTCGCTGTGGTGGGTTCGTGACCACGACGTCGCTTACTTGTAGCCTGCAGGCGCCCACGGTTTGGTTCGTGCACGATAGGAACACGAGTCCGGGTATATTCGACTTGAAGTCTTGCCAACTTCAGCTTATTCATCGCaaatttctttccttcttttccctGCAAATTTAATTTGTAAAACAGTAACTAAGAAAAGTGAAAGATTTTGATTTACGGAAAAAAGATTATAacgagaaaaaaaatccagctcTCCGgtggatgtttttttttttgaatacgtaggagagctgcgtattttttattaaaaaaagtgGGGAATAAAACTTAGTACAACGCGGGTCTTTCGCACGCACGCACACGATTAATAGTTCGTTAGCTATTACATAAATGATTAACAAACGATTAGGCAAAGTCGAAGCTCACTATCAGACTAGACCGTTCCTTGAGCTTCTGATGGCACCGGCCAGCCTAGGGTGGACAGATGCTTGGCGCCTGGTAGACCGTTCCGGCTCTCTGGTGGTTGCCAACCTTTGCACCACCGGACTGTGAGATGAGCCTATCCAGGTATCCGTCCCATCCACCCTCAGACCTCAGTACAGGCCCTCTCGTGGCGCCCGTACGCCGGAGCATGCTCTCCGCACCCGCCGCCGGTGGGCCCTTCCGCGGAGGAGCTCTCACCAGGAGGCTCCGTCCGCGTTCCAGCctggcgtcgccgccggcctccagcggcggcgagccTGAGTATGTTTCTGAATTTCGCCGCTCTTATCCTGAATCTTTTTACGGCtatttttttattccttttaGTGAAGGAAATGTGTGTTCTACTGCAGAAAGGAGAGACTTTTGCTTGTGGAgaggtaccgggacggcgtcaCCAAGAGGTTTTCACTTCTGAATTCTAGATTTTGAGAATGCCATCTGATTTCCCTATTGTACACCCGAACTCGCAAATACATTGTCAAGTGCATTTTGTTTTTTGGAGACAATGAGTTGATCAATTAAGCCAAATTTCTCATGTTTTGATCGATGTGGTGGGTAGGTATATGTCGGATGGCAATTCTAAGCTACAAATTCGTTCGGAGAAGCATGAATCTCCGGTGAATGCAGTGGAAGATGAGAATGCAGATTCTTTGATCCCCCAGGTTATTAGGGACTTTGTACTTCCAGCGGGGTTTCCAGGTGATCCTTGACATCTCTATGTGCTCTGTATTCTCATCCATATACTTGACAGTTACTCTAGCCAATTGTTTCATTGTGAAAAATTCAGCTTTAAAAGCTAGAGGAACTAGCCAATGGAGTGAATCTGTCAGTTTTGTATACCGTTTTGGTTGAGAGGTTTGGATATCAGTTTTGTCAATTCAGTGCATTATGAGAGTATGATACATCACCATTGTAGTCCAAGTAAGAAGCATAATAGCAAACGCTGGTATTTTGGTACTGTGGTACAtcagagaggaggaaggagggagggggaggggggtggcGCTGACTTTTGACCCCTTAATCCTTTAATCATAAACGGGTAAACAGATTGTCTATTTATAGAGAGGACAACTTGATAATTTAGTGAACTATAAATGTGATCCTATATTCCTATCCTTCCTAACTTACAAGAGACAGCTGCTTTAATAAAATGTATACTTCCTAATCTAAAAGGTAACTTGACTTGAATTCAAGGCGACCATGCAAGCATGATGGCGCCTGCATGCTAGGGTTTGGGGTGGCAACAGCAGCCTGCCAACCCTAATGAGCCAATGTTATGTGCCTGCTGCTCCTGGCCCATACATAAACTATGTCTGACACCGACAGATATGAAATTATATACCAGCTGGTAAATTGACACCTTTTggttttttgtttctttattttagGGTCTGTTACGGTGGACTACCTGGAGTACATGCTATTGCAGTTCCCAACAAATGTGACAGGATGGATCTGTAATGTACTGGTTACATCAAGTCTTCTGAAGGTACTCTTTAATTTGTTAGCCAAATAGTCCAATTATgtgaataatatttttttcactGAAGCGTGTTATCAAAGAATGGAGAAAATTTAACTTACTACAGGTATCTTTTTCACATGTGACAATCAGATTTCATTATTAGTGTAAATAACACTGTCCCTTGCCCCTACAGTTTTTGCTAAAAAAAGATTTCATTGTTAGATAGTTAGGGTTAAGCATAtgctcctgagtcctgaccaaGGGGGGCTGTACTCCAGTTTCAAAATGGCCTTACTTCCCATTTAGCTTTTAAGGccccctttggcagggcttcagCTGCGGCTTCTCCACCagcagaagccgaagctctgcCAAAGGGCCATCTGCAAAGTGGCTTCAGGGAAGAAGCCTCCCGAAATCCGCTCTCTGGAGCCATTTGAGGGAGGGGGAGCTGAAAAAACTAGCTCCCCGCAGCTCCCGCCCCAACCCACATCCCCAACAGACCAAAATACCCCTGAAGTTGGACGCAAGTACAGGGAAATTGCCACTGCCTCACCTGGACGGTTGGACGCCGCAGCCATCAGTGTGGCCCCGCCCAACCTCGCCGCTGCAAGAGGTCCCGCGTGCTTGCCGCAACATGGGCGGTCGGCGATGGGCGCTGCGGCAtggggtggaggcggccggcgctgcgacgcgaggtggaggcggccaGCGCTGGGAGCGAGGTGGAAGCGGTGCAGGGGAGGAGGTGCAGCCGGAAGGTGCCGGCGGCGCAGGGGAAGGAGGCGAGGCGGGGGATTGAGCagagggcgacggcgaggtgggGGATCAAGCGAGAGCCGAGCAACGGGGAAAAGGAGGGCAAGAGGCGGcggagagaggagaaaaaataagggaagaaaagagaaaaacgaaaaataaaaataaaaaggataagAGAGCACTGTAGACATTTCATTGTTTTTATCCATGTTACACagctaggagaagccgttttgccaaaagTTTTTCCATCCAGACAAGCCGAGCCAAAAACAGCTGCTTCACCAAAGAAGTCACAGCCGCAGCCGTTTCAACCACAGCTGTAGCCCTGCCAAACGGGCCCTAATTATAGCGTCACACTTGTTTTTCAACTCGTGTTTCGACCAATATCTTACTTATCTAGTTTTTGAAGTATACTCTTCAATCATAGCCTTATGTCACCATCACTGATTAGCTAATTGTAGATTGGTACAGGCTGTAGGTGTGGGGTCCTTTACAGGAACTTCAGCAGCTGCATCTGCTGCTGCTATCAGGTCATAATCCTATTTGCTACTTATATAGTTATGTGTGTTATTCAAAAGTAGAAACGTTGGAGCCATTTGTTTggagaaaaaaaactttattGTCTTTAGCTGCATTTTGTTCTATTCTTGTTTGGTTATGTTAATTATACTCCTATAGACCAGCAGAATGAGTTTATCTGCGTATGACCACATATGATAGGCATATAAGCACATGAAAACATGTGAGCAAATGCAAGTAgatcatttcatcttatgaGAATAACTAACTTTAGTCCTGTTGATTCAAACCTTAGATGGGTATCAAAGGATGGCATAGGAGCCTTTGGGCGTCTTCTCATTGGTACTGTTATTACGCTGTACCATCATTTCAGAATGTACTGTCCTGGAAGACTTATGGATGACAATATTTAGGTGGACGCTTTGGAACACTTTTTGATGATGACCCAAAGAAGTGGCGGATGTATGCCGATTTCATTGGAAGTGCTGGAAGGTTGCCACTATGTTGCTTAAAATAATAAAAGCAGATCTTCAAAACTGTGTTCAAATAGTCTAATAAAGAAATGAAATTCACTCATAATATTATCTGtaattttcttcttaatatattgatgcgcagctctcctgcgtgttcaagaaaaaaataatattatCTGTAACATTTTGCAGCATCTTTGAGCTCATGACTCCGCTCTATCCAGGTTACTTCCTCCCACTTGCATCATTGGGGAATCTTGCGAAGGTAGTCTGAAAATACATTACTCTCTTGATTTAGTTGGGCAGTAGCAGACATTTAGTGATCCTATTGGCCTATAAGATCATTGACCCCAGATTTTTAAGCAGGCCGTAGCAAGAGGATTTAAAGATCCTTCCTTTCGTGTGATCCAAAATCACTTTGCACAATCTGGAAATTTAGGAGAGGTTGCTGCAAAGGTACCTGCTGCATTACAATACTTTTCTGATAGTTAGCTGTGTCCTAATATCTTCTGAAATGCAGCATTGATGCTGTCACACCTTTTCATCTGATTTAATCAATTTTGTATAATGTTACTTTCTCTATTGAAAACAGAAAGAATAATAGAATCACTAAAAAGTTCCTTTAGACCTGATGATAAAGATGCCTTAAAACTCTTTTTTGTTATGTACATCTTTTCCTGTTCAGGATATCTGTATAAGAGATCTTGCAAATATTTATGCGAAATTTCTTTTTAAGAAACGATGTTGTACTTTCAGGAGGAAGTATGGGAAGTAGGAGCTCAGCTGTTAGGCCTTTCGATCGGTGTACTTATTATGGTATATAGTTCATTTAAGTTATATTTGTTATTTATACTGAAATACCTTTCAGTATGCCAACCTTATCATCAGTTCTGTTATTGCACCAAAGGAGACATTTGCCATTATTCTTTTTATCCATTTACAGTTGCTGTTTTATGCCAGGATACAGCAGGTGTAAAGTCATCATACTTAACTCTTACTTCAACATGGCTGATTATTCGTCTTCTACATCTTTGGCTGCGCTATCAGTCCCTATCAGTTCTCAAGTTCCGCACAGTAAGGTGCTTGACCCAAATTGTATTTTT
This window encodes:
- the LOC101760023 gene encoding protein SGT1 homolog, giving the protein MNKLKLARLQVEYTRTRVPIVHEPNRGRLQATSKRRRGHEPTTATNNISANTRSIESYLDQASPTSPPHPAPMAATTPSELEHKAKEAFFDDDFALAAALYTQAIAAGAPAAALYADRAQAYIKMGDFAAAAADAARAAELDPAMPRAHLRRAHACVKLEQYDAARAAVEAGAALAPNDARFAQLMKEIDSKAPKPMETDASPAAAATPVPATAPAEKPKYRHDYYNSAAEVVVTVFAKGVAPEHVAVEFGEQLLSVSVEVPGEVPYHLQPRLFGKIIPDKCRFTVLSTKIEVRLAKAEPGTTWTSLEFTDKPRFIAAAPPSGSSPAAAGGARRPSYPSSKGRKDWDKIEAEVKKAEKDEKLDGDAAANRFFQDIFSNADEDMRRAMTKSFQESNGTVLSTNWKDVGSKKIEPSPPEGMDLRKWEY
- the LOC101760423 gene encoding protein root UVB sensitive 5 isoform X2, with protein sequence MSLSRYPSHPPSDLSTGPLVAPVRRSMLSAPAAGGPFRGGALTRRLRPRSSLASPPASSGGEPEKERLLLVERYRDGVTKRYMSDGNSKLQIRSEKHESPVNAVEDENADSLIPQVIRDFVLPAGFPGSVTVDYLEYMLLQFPTNVTGWICNVLVTSSLLKIGTGCRCGVLYRNFSSCICCCYQVDALEHFLMMTQRSGGCMPISLEVLEGYFLPLASLGNLAKAVARGFKDPSFRVIQNHFAQSGNLGEVAAKEEVWEVGAQLLGLSIGVLIMDTAGVKSSYLTLTSTWLIIRLLHLWLRYQSLSVLKFRTINLKRGRILVRSHVAQHTVPGYVVCNEEENILTWERFLHPQIFFGVPMERMLGGKGSSDKVNRLLKLYKNEKYVLFVEQFGSREPTFLVAFKEAANSMSVLRSLWQAHWLQKNWKNQDEIFSWLEDSILALEHGFTDFLEQMERAGWDQNQIILKVPKEPVLVLQHLDQEV
- the LOC101760423 gene encoding protein root UVB sensitive 5 isoform X3 yields the protein MSLSRYPSHPPSDLSTGPLVAPVRRSMLSAPAAGGPFRGGALTRRLRPRSSLASPPASSGGEPEKERLLLVERYRDGVTKRYMSDGNSKLQIRSEKHESPVNAVEDENADSLIPQVIRDFVLPAGFPGSVTVDYLEYMLLQFPTNVTGWICNVLVTSSLLKAVGVGSFTGTSAAASAAAISIFELMTPLYPGYFLPLASLGNLAKAVARGFKDPSFRVIQNHFAQSGNLGEVAAKEEVWEVGAQLLGLSIGVLIMDTAGVKSSYLTLTSTWLIIRLLHLWLRYQSLSVLKFRTINLKRGRILVRSHVAQHTVPGYVVCNEEENILTWERFLHPQIFFGVPMERMLGGKGSSDKVNRLLKLYKNEKYVLFVEQFGSREPTFLVAFKEAANSMSVLRSLWQAHWLQKNWKNQDEIFSWLEDSILALEHGFTDFLEQMERAGWDQNQIILKVPKEPVLVLQHLDQEV
- the LOC101760423 gene encoding protein root UVB sensitive 5 isoform X4, which gives rise to MSLSRYPSHPPSDLSTGPLVAPVRRSMLSAPAAGGPFRGGALTRRLRPRSSLASPPASSGGEPEKERLLLVERYRDGVTKRYMSDGNSKLQIRSEKHESPVNAVEDENADSLIPQVIRDFVLPAGFPGSVTVDYLEYMLLQFPTNVTGWICNVLVTSSLLKVDALEHFLMMTQRSGGCMPISLEVLEGYFLPLASLGNLAKAVARGFKDPSFRVIQNHFAQSGNLGEVAAKEEVWEVGAQLLGLSIGVLIMDTAGVKSSYLTLTSTWLIIRLLHLWLRYQSLSVLKFRTINLKRGRILVRSHVAQHTVPGYVVCNEEENILTWERFLHPQIFFGVPMERMLGGKGSSDKVNRLLKLYKNEKYVLFVEQFGSREPTFLVAFKEAANSMSVLRSLWQAHWLQKNWKNQDEIFSWLEDSILALEHGFTDFLEQMERAGWDQNQIILKVPKEPVLVLQHLDQEV
- the LOC101760423 gene encoding protein root UVB sensitive 5 isoform X1, encoding MSLSRYPSHPPSDLSTGPLVAPVRRSMLSAPAAGGPFRGGALTRRLRPRSSLASPPASSGGEPEKERLLLVERYRDGVTKRYMSDGNSKLQIRSEKHESPVNAVEDENADSLIPQVIRDFVLPAGFPGSVTVDYLEYMLLQFPTNVTGWICNVLVTSSLLKAVGVGSFTGTSAAASAAAIRWVSKDGIGAFGRLLIGGRFGTLFDDDPKKWRMYADFIGSAGSIFELMTPLYPGYFLPLASLGNLAKAVARGFKDPSFRVIQNHFAQSGNLGEVAAKEEVWEVGAQLLGLSIGVLIMDTAGVKSSYLTLTSTWLIIRLLHLWLRYQSLSVLKFRTINLKRGRILVRSHVAQHTVPGYVVCNEEENILTWERFLHPQIFFGVPMERMLGGKGSSDKVNRLLKLYKNEKYVLFVEQFGSREPTFLVAFKEAANSMSVLRSLWQAHWLQKNWKNQDEIFSWLEDSILALEHGFTDFLEQMERAGWDQNQIILKVPKEPVLVLQHLDQEV